Below is a genomic region from Equus quagga isolate Etosha38 chromosome 17, UCLA_HA_Equagga_1.0, whole genome shotgun sequence.
CCCAAGAGAAGCCGGGTCATCTAAATGGTTCCCTGGTCTAATAACAGAGGAAACCCATATTACGATGGGAAATTGGGTGATCCCTGCCAGCCTCAATAGACACCATGCACTCAGCTCTCTCAATCGTGTTCTTTCTTACACATAATCACAGGCTCATACTGTTCTAAACAATAGAGTTGCGgataaaataatacagatattCGAAGCACGTAAAACACTGTTTGCGTTCAAAATTACTCTATTTTCAACTAACCACTAAAAATTTCCCTCATGATAGAATAAAGTTACGTGCTGGCTTTTCCAGTTTCTGATTCACTTCTCCTTTTAACGTGACAACCATTAGTAATCACTGAAGAAAAATCCCATTCTGCCTAAGTTTACATCAGCGTGAAAATCACATCGTTAATGTCACTGTATctcattccaaaataaaaattaaattagggCCCATTTCATACAACTAAATAATATTCAAAGGTTTACTACTGaaccaaaatacaaaatatgttccCAGGgcaaacaaatattaatttaaaataaccatgacTGAGTTTAGGATTtgatatctttctctttctccccttctttctctctcttggtctttctgtctctctctctctctgtgtttctcccCCCAACCCACTGTGCACCCCTCAACTGTGTATGGCTGTAAATACTAAAACCTTAATCTCTATACTTTTTGGTGAATAACTTTTATAAATCTAAACtttagaattgtgtgtgtgtggctgggggTTTCATGCAAGCCAATGCAGACTTAGTCTCTTAAAAGCAAATGTCGTGTCAGTTTCAggtaaatatttcctaaaatttctttgaaaaatattttctttattagtttAGGAATAAATGTACTGATTGGTGTTTCTCTGTCAGATTTATGGGATTCTGCTCTTTGTTTAAGAATTATAAGGAACCACCTCTAATTAATTACATATCGGAGATATGTTGAGATTCCTCATATTCTGGAAAGAAGTGCAACAATGCAAATGATATCAGGAAAAAATGGATTTTTGCTCAAAGCACATTTTTAGCTTTTTACTCTGAGATAAGACATGATAATGATTCCTTATATAATTTGCTCACTTGaatacagaaaattttttaaaaattcttgtggaatatctttgcttttaaactttttattttgagataatgtAGATTCACATgaagttgtaagaaataacacagacaGATTGCTTTACACTCTTCACTAAGTTTCTCCCCATGGTAACATATTGCAGAACTATAATACAGTATCCcgaccaggaaactgacattgatACAAGCTCcagatcttattcagatttcaccagctTTACATGcacttgtgcgtgtgtgtgtgtgtgtgtgtttcgcTCTATACAATTTCATCGCATGTGTAGACTCAGGTGACcatgtggaatatctttttaagCAGTTTCTGTTTTTAGTGTTTCATCTTGGCTTTCCTTTTGAATGCGTGCATGTCTGTATCTCTTAgagtctatttcttcttcatggcTTTCTGTTTCTTGGCTACAGTAACTTATTCATctcttctttgaattttattgCCTCGTTCGTGAACTCTTTGCTAGTGGAGAGCTTTATATTTGGTTTGCTTTTTGCAGCACATTTATCCTTTCCCAGGAAAAGACACAAACATAAACAGACATTCCATCGTGCATTCACAGGGTTTTTAAAGACACCAGGGAGAATAGATTAATATAAATACTAAGCTTAAAAACTGTCATAAAAGTTCAGCCTTTAAAATTggcttattaaaatatttggttttttttaagccCAGATTTAAACGAAAGTTATGAGTTAGAGTGCTCTGTTCAGAAAGGGTTTATGATCTTTTTGCCAGGCAAAAAGAATCTGGCATCTGTGCCGTCTACCCAGAGTATAGTGAAGCAAGGATGATGAAAAGTCAATTCTTTCAGGCTCAAGTCTTGTCTGAAAAGAGTAGATTTTTCAGAAAACCTCAATAAGTTACTATATGTCAAATGACCTCAAACAGCCACTTGCAAAGACCCATCCTTCCAGCCCCAACTCTGGCCAGATGGGTAGCAAGACTTCCTTCATTCAAGATTGACGGAACAGCTACAGACATTTAAGGGAACAATGTTCACATAACGGAGGTCGGCCCTCTGCATTGGATCTTATCGATGAGTACTTTATAACAAAACATGACTTATATTCCAGGTAGCTCAGTCTTTCATTCTACTTCTTCTGACCAATCGAAAGCTCtcctgggattctgcatttccatTCTCCACAGGGAATTAATTTTCTTATGAGACCAGCTATCATCCCAAATGTAGCAGTCGACAAACACCTCCAAGAAGTAAATTttcaggagggaggaaaaggcttACAAATATTGGATGGTGAGAGGGTCGTACTTTGTTCTCCAAAGTAACTAAAAAGTTCTTAGAAAAAAAGTTTCTTGAGTACAGTAACCTACTGAAAATCTGCGCATATTGCAGAagttagagattttttttaaccacaaagtagaaaaaagcaaaaatgtccAGTAAGCAATTGTCACCTTCTTCCACTCTCTGAGCCAGGTGCTTCTGACCCTGTTCCTAATTCTCAGGCATTTAATGAGAATACTGAAAACTCCTTTTGAGATTTTCTGGTTAGGTGAACCAGCTGACTGTCCGAAGACATCTGATTTATCGTCTATTCACGTTCCTAACTGCCAGACCAAAAAGAAAGTCAGGATAAATATTAGCACCAGCCGTCCTCCACtatttcctgtgtttctctttatATCAAGCAATAATTTAGGCTTTTTATTGTTCTTGCCGTTTGTCTGGACACagtttttttcatatatgtgaAAACATCTCACATTAGACATTAAAATCACATACAATTTCCTGAAAGGTCTGGAAATTCTTTGCTGATACATATAACTAACGCTTCTCTTAAATGTTACAAATGAATGCCATTTAGCAACATTTTCAGGAAATCAAATCAATTATGATTGTATCTATACTCACAGAGACTAAcgggttaaaaacaaaaaggatacaACAATGTTTGTCTAACATACCCGATAAATAAAAACAGTGTATCCACAATCATTAGTGTATCAAGACTTTCcatatttcccttctcttcttgtAGAGAATGAGTATCTATGTATCTAAAGAAACTGGTTTCTTGGAACAAGTCAGTTATATTCCAGtatagaagatgaaaaataaatgtgaccCCATATAGATCATTTGTTCTCCAGCTGAATGTGTTCTCTCTTATATTTGaaggttttttccccaaataaactcaacacttttcatttacttattacaagtactgccttttatttttatataatctttCATTGTGATGTCTGATTCTCTAAATTTTAGGAATCTgattatttttcaatgaattttaaataatcctACTAAATTTTCATTAAGGTAATATCTCCTGGTATTTGCCTTCAATAATTTTCTGGAGGGAAGTCTTGATGATAATTCTGTTGACGTTTTCCTTAAACAAAGCtatatgtgtacatttttaaaagatgacattcctcatttgtttgttcttatttcagATGTGCTGTAAACTATGGATGGGATAAAGGGTAAATGGAATTAACTAATGGAAGTTCATCATTTAGGCAGCGAAAAACAGAATTAATGTATTATCCCACTGTAGCATTTTAGTACTCAGCCAGTCCAAACTTTCTTTCCTAGAGAAATATGTGATTGAGACACTTTCCATCTGTTTTTGACAAAGATAGCAGAAGATTCCCATACGTTATTCTCCGctaaaaactctttttaaaaaacctataaaACGATCATTATCTGAGGAGGCTATTTCATCAAAAGAATTTCCAGTGgcacagaaacaaaaactaaagaaaaaaattaaaatccaccTGTGCTGGATCAGCTTTTCGTGGTCCCAGCAAAAACATTCGCAGATATTATAGAaccacataaaaaagaaatagatatgtTTGGGAGAAGGGGCGGCTGCACGCTCTTGATTAATCTAAATTCCTTCTGTGTGAAGTAGAGACTTTCATAAACACATTGCAAGAAGAGCAAGAAGCTAAAGCACATTAAATAGGAAAGATTTTTaacccggccccccccccccccccacaggccCCCAAATCTTGCATTCTTCCATAGACACAAAGACCTTTGGAAGGAAGATGCCCACTTGTCTCACAGAGCCTTCTGGAAGGGAGGGCGCCTCCGCAGTTAGAGCTTGTCTAAAGGGACTTCCAAGGTGTCTGGTGAAAGGAGCCAGCGCAGGACGCCCTGAGTGCTCTTCCAGAGGAAACCAGAGCTTCCAATGTTCTCAGCAGCTGTGGCCCCCTTGCCTTCGCCCGCTCAGGGCTCGCGCACCGCCTCCCTTTCCCCGCAAACCTGTTTCCCAGCCTGGATCCCTGGCGCTCCCCTGCTGGGTCGAACGCCTGGACTCGGCGCGGGCAGAGCCCCCTCCCAGACTCTCCAGGTTCAAGGCTGGGACCAGAGGCTCCCAGTTCAGAGGTCCGCTCCACCTGCCTGCGGGTGTCTACCCCGGCCTCCGCGCTCCGGTCTCCGCGCCTCAGCCTCGGCCCTGTGTCCCACGCTCCCGGCGCAGGGCCGTCCCCGGCTCTCCGGCGGCACTGGTCCTGGAGTCGCCACCGCGGGGcagcttcctcctgccctctccaggcaAACCTAGGCGCCCGCCTGAACCTCTGCGCGCACCTGGCCGATCACGGCGCCGACGGCTGGGCCCCAGGGAACTGGGCCTGGGAGAAGTGAGTCTCGGCACGACCCACGCGCTCTGCCGCACCCCGGGAAGAGGGCGAAGCCACAGCCAGGCACTACCCGGCTCGGGCAGCTTCCCGGGCGGCCTCCGCTCCTAGGGACGCAAAGGGAGGTTGGTTCCTATCTCCCTGGCCCTAGCCGGCCTCAGGCCGTTCTTCTGATGCCCACTCCTCCGACAGTCACCCACAGACCCCCACACAGCACCAAGGAGGGAAAATACGACAGTCACCAGTCCGCCCGTTGCCGACTGACACCCTGCATGGAAGATTGCAAAAGGCCCCAGGGGTGCCCCCTGGACATGGGAGCTTCCCAACCGACCCCCATTTGTTGCTAGGAGGAAAAGCGCATCCCATCCACGCCGCCGCAGCCCGCGGGGCCTCCTCGAGGAGGGGTGCGCAGGCCGGGCCGCCCGTCCCCGGCAGCGGAGACCGCCCATCGCGCGCGCAGCACCTACCCTGGCGCGCCGGTCCGGACGTGGGTGGCGCGGCGCTAGTGGGAGGCGGACATGGACCACGCGCCCTCCATGCGCCACACGGAGAAGGCGTAGCTGAGGCGCTCGTGGGCCACGTAGCTGCAGCTGGTCATCTTATTGTCCATCTCGTCGCTCTGCAGGACCTGGTAGAGGAAGTCTATGTACCTGGCGGCCAGCTTGAGCGTCTGGATCTTGCTGAGCTTGTCCGAGGGCAGCGTGGGGATGATCTTGCGCAGCGCCGCGAAGGCCTCGTTGAGCGACTGGGTGCGCTGGCGCTCGCGCACGTTGGCCAGGATGCgctggctctgcagctcctcGAAGGACTGCGCGCTCGGGCTCCCCTTCTTGCCGCGCTTGCCCGGGGTCGGGCTGCCATCTTCGCTGGACTTCTTGCTGTAGCGCCGCTTCCGGCCGAAGCGCTTGGGCTGCCGCTCGAGCTCCTCCTCGCTGGTGCCCAGGCTGTCCACGGGGGACACGGGCGAGCTGGAGCCCTCCTCCATGGCGCCCGCCCGGCGCGCGTGGGGCTGGGGGCGCCGGGCGCCGAGCGCGCCGCTGGCCAAGCCCGCGGTCGCCGAGCACACGCTTTCCGAGTTGCTCGAAAGGCTCTGATTTCAAGGCCGGCTTGTGCAAAACCGAGGTCTCCGGGAGAGGAAGTTATTCTAACTTTTTTGGAAACTCTAGCCGGGCTGGGTTGCTAAATAGTTGTCAGGAGCGAGGGCGGCGCGCTGATTGGCCGCTGCGGCCGGGGGCAGGACAAATTCTGGGGCCTTCgccggccgcccccgccccccggcgCGGCACTTTCAGTTTTGCCTCCCCCTTCGGCCCGGGCCGCGGCGGGCATCCTGGAGGCCGGGCCCTCGCGCCCCGCCCGCGCCTCCATCCCGGCATCTGGCCGCTCTCTGGCCGCCCCGCACCCTGGGCTCAGCCGACCTGGCTTTGTCTACTCCTTAACGTGGAGATCAGGCGCCGCCGGGCTGCAGGATCTCTCCCGGGGCGCGAGGGGCGCGGGAGGCGAGTCCTACCCTAGATGCGCTCCTAGGAGGTGAGGACGCGGCGGGTAGCCCCCGGGGGAGCCCAGGCCTGGGTGCGCCTTGGCTGCCTCCGGGCGCGCAGCGAGTCCGCGCCGCGGCCCGCACCCTTGCCCTGGGGTGGGAGACCTGCGCGGGCAGGGGCCCCGGGGCCCCGGGGCCCCGACTCCAGGCGTCCGGACAATCGGCTGCCCTTAGAGACGCCACTCCCCACGCACGCACTGCGGGGATCCGTGGAGACGCAGCCCGCTCTGCCTAGGCCGTGTATCGGGGACCGTTTCTCCCTGCTACTTGTTGGGGAGCCCTGGCCCCGACGTTTCTCGCAGACGCTCCTTCTAAGCGCTTTATACCTTCAGCGCCACAGCGAGCCTCTGCGGGAGCGCCCGGTGCCCGCGGCCGCGCCCACCTGCGCGGCCCTGCCCGGGATGCGGGATGCAGGATGCGGGCCGGGGATGCCCACTAGGCCCGGCCTCTGCGCTCCCGCTTGGCTTCACGAGTCGGCCGTGGATGCAGGGCGGTCCGGGGAGCAGCGCAGAACCGCCTGCGGCCGGGCCTGCGCGGCCTCCCCTGCACTGGGCGTCCGCGGGCTGCCCGGGGCGGGAAGGCGAGGGGTGGCGACAGCACGGGGCCCGTCCTCAGCCGGCGGCCCGGGAGACCCCGGCCCGCGCCATCTGGGCGCCGAGCGCGGGCGCGTTTGAAGTGGttctggggggggcggggggctctTTGTTCGCCAGGCCGCCCTGGCTTGGGGCCTGGAGGTGGTTTACGCCTTTGAACCTATTCCCAGGTGACCGGGCTCAATTAGGCCGGGCCTGAGCGGGGCTGTCAGGCAAACGCGTGATCAAGGGCAGGCTGGACCCTTTTATTGAAGTTGAACTGTGGGCCGGGGGAGCGCTCGGCCTCGGCTGCTTCCCGGGCCGGCCGCCCGGGCCGCGGCCACCGCGGTGGGAAACCCGAGGGCGGCCCCGCACGGGTCCCGGGCTGCTCAAGGGGACGTTTGCCGAGCAGCCGGCGAGCACAGGCACAGCTCCAGAAGAGCAGGCCCTCGCACAGACGTGGCGACGCGACAGCGCTGACTGTCCACAGCTTCCTCCCGGCCCCGCGGGCTTCGATCCTCCGGAGTCGCCGCGCCCCGGGCCCACCCGCCTGGCTGCCCCCTTCCCCGCTCTGGTAGAAGGCCCTCGATTTATCCAGCGCAGTAACATAGCTTTCTGTATCTGTTTCtttgaaattccaaaataaaaatttaaggaacaaaaaagagagcGAGCGGAGCCTGGTCCCCAGCCGTTCGTTCCGTCGCCAGCGCTGGGGCGCAGCCCTGCCCTGGTTCGGAGCCTCATGACGGCCCTGCTCCTCCTCGACTTGCCTTTCACTGTGAGCGCGACTCAGTGCAGGACAGCAGCGATTCGATGCTCCTTTACCGACTCTGTGTGTCACTCAGGTTGGGGAGCTCGAGGACCCAGACCCCAGGCTCTGGCCCAGCTTAAATGAGCCCAGGGAcatccctcctccccaaaccctgaGAGCgtctggggaggagaggagcgTGCCTTATAGCCTGCTCCAGCTCCCCTCTGTCTCTCCTACCCGTGATGGGCATCTGAACGCTTTCTGCCAATCATCTTCCTAAATTATAGTAATAACACCACTGGGGTGGAGTTGTACTTAGAAAGGGCCAAACATAAGATCCAAGGCGCACATCACATACAGGTaagattctcattttaaaaatccccCTTAAAAATTTCCCCTTGAAAAATGCCTCAGGAGGGCAAATGACAAGCCTTCTTTACAATGGTTCTCCCACCACATCTGTTCCCTCGACAGTGTTTATAAGAGCACTGTTCCCCCCATTTATATGGTGGATGGGTGCTTGATCTCCTTTCCACCCTCTTCTACTCTTCCTTTCTGAATCAAGGGGATGGAACGGTAAAAATGACCCTTCTCAGAATTCGGCAGCCTGGTCTGCAAGACGCATGCTTGTGCCAGGTGGAAGGGAAACAGGGCCACGGGCTCTGCCACGTTTTTAAGCCCAGTGGTGGAGACGTTTGGTTTCTCCAGGCAGCACAGCATCAGGTCACTGGATGTCCAGAGGTGGGGTGTGAGCCTCCATTTTCTGGAGTGGCGTCTCTTGGGAGCTGGCAGCAGTGGCAGTAGCAGCAGCCCCTTGATTCCAGGGCGGTTCTGGCATCACTGTTCTCCTGGTGCAGTGATGCAGCAGCTGTAGTTTCGTGGTACGGTTTGGAAGTCAGTTCTGAAAGCTCTACCCAGAGCCTGTGTCTTCGACTCCACAGCAATTCTCTCATATCCTCTAATAAGTTGCTTCCTGCGTAAACCAGCCAGCGTGGGCCCTGTTCTCTACCGTGGACCTCTGACGGAGACACCCACACTCTGGGCTGTGGTCTGGAAGATGGACACTAGGGTTCTCCCCAGGGTCCCATGTTTCCTTGACATCACTAACACTCACTTACAATGGGGGACTAACATTGGCCTTTGGCACACATTTATAAACGTCTTTGAGATCTAATCAAAGTTGTTCTTGCAACaaactcataattttttttcacttggaaTATACAccaaatttcaattaaaaaacaacaatggAAAGATGAACCGTGACGTAAGAATGAAAGCGGGAACCGGGTCTGGAGCAGAAGCCAGGCTTCTCCGCAGAAACTTTGTTTTGTAGATTTGACTTCAGAATCGTATGaatgttttacataattataaaaaattaaaccacaatgaaaaaaatagaaatcgcTAAAAAAGTCAAAAGCAAAATTAGACGAATGTATCTAATTTTGTATCATCTTGGTGGCTTAACCATGCAGACTGGAGTAATTTATGATAGCTTTAAACACTGCAATTTGACTGTCCATCCCTAATGGCAAGtactgcaaagaaaaaagaactgcaAGGAAGTCAAACTGTTTTCAGTATTCCTATTTCTAGTAACAATACTGCTATTGTCGCTCTGAAACTGTAGGCCAAAAGCAAATAAGTTATTATGTTTACGTCTTTGGGAATCAAGATTTCCAgcctaaaagaaaagagatacaaataaaaaatgaaatgttaggtAAGACCATGTCATTCTAAATTTGTTGGAAATATCAGTATCAACTCATAACGTATTTTCTCTTAAACAGTGCATTTCCTGGCCCTGAAAAGACCTAGAAATGTTGACCGATCCAGTGGCAATGAGCATGACTAGTGCCCAGATTGTGGTCtctccttgaagaaatggctgactTAAGGTCTGGGGGAAACATGCACGATAAGCCTGGAGCATCTTAAtatgccagaaagcaaggaagctatcAGTGACTCCTGGGGTCATGTCAGAAGGACTCTGGAATGAACCTGAAGATGCCTCCATGGGCCAAAGATGGTGCAAGATAAGCATCAATAAGAATAATTGCAATGCAATTGCAATGGATGGAAACAGACCAAATGGTAAAAATCCATGAGTTTATagtgttaaataaaatacttattggTTACCTTTGGTTGATGATAGGAAATTGACTCACAATTGATTCTTGATTCAAATCACATCAGCCTTTCTTATCAAATTATACTTCAAAGTAACATATGATTTGCTGAGAAGATGTATTGCTCTACAGATGTCCTCCAGATGATAAATGGAGGTGAGATGATAGGATTAATCCTCTTGCACACCTCATCCATGCCAACTAACATCACACAGCTAGAGGCAGACTTCTGGGGTCAGGACCCACAGCACCTATGAAGGGTTCCTGCCAAAACACCTAACCTCTGGATCCGGCAGCCAGTTCCAGGAAATCCAGGGCATGCTACTCAGACAGGTGAAATGGAGCCACGGGGATGCAGTCAGATCTAGGCTCTCCTTTTCTCAGAACCCTGAAAGGGCTCAGTTCTCCTTGCATAACAGCCCTCCTTTACCAAGATCTGTAAGGCCTGCCCAGTGTGGCCCTGCTAATGCCCCATTACTGCTGACATCCTGTCCTGGGGATCtagctccctctgcttccttcatGCTGGCCTcctggcagcccctccccacacAGCCCGTGTACCCATACCTGAACCTACCTGGAGCTTCCTGCCCCCTGATAACCATGTAACTGACTCCCTCACATCCTTCAAGTCTGTCTTGGATATCTATTGCCACAGAACCAACCACCCACACATTTACCACCTTAAAACACTACCCATTTCCTGTGCTCACACCTGCATAGGCCAGCAGTTTGGATTGTGTTCAGCTGGGTGGATGTTTTGTCAGTCCTGCCTGGTGTCACTCTTGGGCCTGTGGTCATCTCCTGGCTCCAGTCACAGACCTGGTGGTTGGTAGGCTGTCAGCTGGGGCACCTCAGTTCTCCACCATGTGGCTTCTCCAGCAGGCTAGCTTAAGCTCATTTTCACTGTGGTCTCAGGACTCTGACCACAGCCCCAAGAGGGCAAGCCCGTATTCTCATATTTGCTGACATCCCACGGGCCAACAGAAGTCACAATGCTGAGTCCAGATTCAAGAATTTGGTACTAAAAAAGTTGATTGGcggctgtgtgtgtgggggggcgggGTGAAGGGGACCAGTTGTCACTCCTAGACTTCCTTTAGGATGATCATCTGGAGGCCCACTCATATTTGGGGGAGACCCCCAGTCATCAGCATTTGTCAGTCTTTTCCTTGTGGCTGGCCACCCTCTCCGGAGAGGAATTCTTCCACCTCCTGCCCTGGAGCATCAGCCTGGGTTCCACGGTCCTGGGCACCCAGGGAGAGAAGATGCCTGGGCAGAGTTCTCACCCTTCAGAACGTGGAGTTTCACATGTCAGCCCTGTTTTCAGTACAGGCCCTCACATTTCCTCTCAGCACTGCCTGCTACCCCCAATCTGAAGCCTCTCTGGCTCAAATTTTCCAGATT
It encodes:
- the TWIST2 gene encoding twist-related protein 2, which produces MEEGSSSPVSPVDSLGTSEEELERQPKRFGRKRRYSKKSSEDGSPTPGKRGKKGSPSAQSFEELQSQRILANVRERQRTQSLNEAFAALRKIIPTLPSDKLSKIQTLKLAARYIDFLYQVLQSDEMDNKMTSCSYVAHERLSYAFSVWRMEGAWSMSASH